Proteins encoded together in one Blastocatellia bacterium window:
- a CDS encoding GMC family oxidoreductase: MLQVINSAKVYDVIVIGSGASGGMAAWNLTRQGINVLVLDAGQRFDRNSFWSHVFPYEWRERVRNGETPPEFYLSLKEQPVITPQGQPFELTRVWGLGGKTNVWGRVSLRYSDIDFKAAERDGWEIPWPISYKDIAPYYDKVDQQIGVCGGDDDSDVLPGSRYHQPPPRPRCGEVLLKKAAGRLGIPVVSGRRAVLTQNHNGFAKCHYCGNCGRGCDTSSFFNAGDYLITPALKTGKLEVRSNAVAARILVDKEGRASGVQYFDRRSKQEHQVRGRVVVLGASAIDSTRILLNSKSDIYPNGIGNTSGVIGKYLCEQVRSEAFGFLPELYGRETTNDDGIGGEHIYLPRFNHRGRKREYLRGFGIQFWGIGCQPGVGSYAWNVDGFGSSFKKEVKRRYPAWIALHPFGEVLPRAENYVTTEGTPTDQYGVPLPKIVYATGENERRMVSEMYDTMEEIMHEAKAEVFTLDRTRTGANGSAIHEHGTCRMGDDAKRSALNKFNQMHAVKNLFVVDGSAFPTATEKNPTLTILALSWRATDYLADEMKKGNL; the protein is encoded by the coding sequence TTGCTACAAGTCATCAACTCGGCAAAAGTCTATGATGTGATCGTCATCGGTTCGGGCGCGTCGGGCGGCATGGCGGCATGGAACCTGACCCGGCAGGGGATCAATGTGCTGGTGCTTGACGCCGGCCAGCGATTCGACCGCAACAGCTTCTGGTCGCACGTCTTCCCTTACGAGTGGCGCGAGCGCGTTCGCAACGGCGAGACGCCGCCGGAGTTTTACCTGAGCTTGAAAGAACAGCCGGTCATTACGCCGCAGGGCCAGCCCTTCGAGCTAACGCGCGTCTGGGGACTCGGCGGCAAGACGAACGTCTGGGGCCGCGTCAGCCTGCGCTATTCCGACATTGACTTCAAGGCCGCCGAGCGCGACGGCTGGGAAATCCCCTGGCCGATCTCCTATAAAGACATCGCGCCTTACTATGACAAAGTGGATCAACAGATCGGCGTCTGCGGCGGCGATGACGATTCGGACGTGCTGCCGGGAAGCCGTTATCACCAGCCGCCGCCGCGCCCGCGTTGTGGTGAGGTGCTGTTAAAGAAAGCCGCCGGGCGGCTCGGCATCCCCGTCGTCAGCGGGCGGCGGGCGGTGCTGACGCAGAATCATAACGGCTTTGCGAAATGTCACTACTGCGGCAACTGCGGGCGCGGCTGCGACACATCGAGCTTTTTCAACGCCGGCGATTATCTGATTACCCCGGCCTTAAAAACCGGCAAGCTCGAAGTTCGCAGCAACGCCGTCGCGGCGCGCATTCTGGTTGATAAAGAAGGCCGCGCCAGCGGCGTGCAATACTTCGACCGTCGCAGCAAACAAGAGCATCAGGTGCGCGGGCGCGTCGTCGTCTTGGGGGCCTCGGCGATTGATTCAACGCGCATTCTGCTCAACTCGAAATCAGACATCTACCCGAACGGCATCGGCAACACCTCGGGGGTCATCGGCAAGTACCTCTGCGAGCAGGTGCGCAGCGAAGCCTTCGGCTTTCTGCCGGAGCTATACGGGCGCGAGACGACCAACGACGACGGCATCGGCGGCGAACACATCTACCTGCCGCGCTTCAACCATCGCGGGCGCAAGCGCGAATACCTGCGCGGCTTCGGCATACAGTTCTGGGGCATCGGTTGTCAGCCGGGCGTCGGCAGCTATGCATGGAATGTTGATGGGTTCGGCTCGTCGTTCAAGAAAGAGGTGAAGCGGCGCTATCCGGCCTGGATCGCGCTGCACCCGTTCGGCGAAGTCCTGCCGCGCGCCGAGAATTACGTCACCACCGAAGGCACGCCGACGGATCAATATGGCGTGCCGCTGCCGAAGATCGTCTACGCGACGGGCGAGAACGAGCGCCGCATGGTCTCGGAGATGTACGACACGATGGAAGAGATCATGCACGAAGCGAAAGCCGAAGTCTTCACGCTCGACCGCACGCGCACGGGCGCGAACGGCTCGGCCATTCACGAGCATGGCACCTGTCGCATGGGTGACGATGCGAAGCGCTCGGCGCTGAACAAGTTCAACCAGATGCACGCGGTCAAGAATCTCTTCGTGGTTGACGGCAGCGCCTTCCCGACGGCGACCGAAAAGAACCCGACGCTGACGATCCTGGCGCTTTCGTGGCGCGCCACCGACTACCTGGCCGACGAAATGAAGAAAGGCAATCTGTAA
- a CDS encoding alpha-L-rhamnosidase C-terminal domain-containing protein, with the protein MKRRSSFRACLAMILLLATLDHRAASQAINPDLLSTRWKARWIAAPEGSRREVGVFHFRKSFTLAAAPPRYVVHVSADQRYQLFVNGQRVAEGPARGDLNHWRFDSVDIAPHLRAGRNLVAAVVWNFAALAPMAQMGNETAFILQGDSSAEAAVNTDAGWKAYRSSAVELKPIDFATAGGYYVAGPGEIHNAARHPWGWEAADYDDSAWQAAIAVSDGGPRGLQDSPSRWFLVPRTIPMMEEKTERLARVARAAGVSASDGFLQGRAPLTVPANSRATLLIDQSYLTTAYPELITSGGRDSTVAITYAEALWKGREKGNRNDVEGKTMHGLSDRFITDGGRRRLFRPLWWRTFRYLQLDIETRAEPLTIEDLRAVFTAYPFVVRASFDSDDPTLKEIWDVGWRTAQLCAHETYMDCPYYEQLQYVGDTRIQALLSLYATGDARLVKNAIELIDESRTPEGLTQSRYPSELPQYIPTFSLLWIGMMHDLWMHRGEEQFLKPLLTGSRGVLDWFEARLAPSGLLAKPEFWNFVDWTNGFKDGVPPQTTDGQSAILSLQMVAALREAADLEQAFGIAERAGHYRELANKVADAVRAQCRDASRRLVSDTPAKQTFSQHANILAVLLDVIPVAEQPAVMRQVLSDTTLTQCSYYFRYYLFRAMTKAGLGDEYLNQLGPWREMLKLGLTTWAETPEPARSDCHAWSAHPNIDLLATVAGIEPAGPGFHEIVIRPHLGALKRVSARMPHPRGDITLTLARAGERLNVAVTLPRSLKGRIEWRGKQMPLRGGSQRLLM; encoded by the coding sequence TTGAAAAGACGGTCATCATTTCGCGCCTGCCTGGCAATGATCTTATTGCTTGCGACCCTCGATCACAGGGCCGCGAGTCAGGCCATCAACCCCGACCTGCTCAGCACTAGATGGAAAGCCCGGTGGATCGCCGCGCCCGAAGGCTCAAGGCGCGAGGTCGGCGTCTTTCACTTTCGCAAATCGTTTACGCTCGCCGCCGCGCCGCCGCGTTACGTCGTTCACGTCAGCGCCGATCAGCGTTATCAACTTTTCGTCAACGGCCAGCGCGTCGCCGAAGGCCCCGCACGCGGCGACCTCAATCACTGGCGTTTCGATAGCGTAGACATCGCGCCGCACCTGCGGGCGGGCCGCAACCTCGTCGCGGCGGTCGTCTGGAACTTTGCGGCGCTTGCGCCGATGGCGCAGATGGGCAACGAGACGGCTTTCATCCTGCAAGGCGACAGCAGTGCCGAAGCCGCCGTCAACACCGACGCCGGCTGGAAAGCCTATCGCAGCAGCGCCGTCGAGCTGAAGCCTATAGACTTTGCGACGGCGGGCGGCTATTACGTCGCCGGGCCGGGCGAGATTCACAACGCCGCGCGACACCCGTGGGGCTGGGAGGCGGCTGATTACGATGACAGCGCGTGGCAAGCGGCAATCGCCGTGTCAGACGGCGGGCCGCGCGGGCTGCAAGACAGCCCGTCGCGCTGGTTCCTGGTGCCGCGCACGATTCCGATGATGGAAGAAAAGACAGAGCGGCTGGCGCGCGTCGCGCGCGCGGCGGGCGTTTCGGCCAGTGACGGCTTTCTGCAAGGCCGCGCGCCGCTCACTGTGCCGGCTAACAGTCGCGCCACACTCTTGATCGATCAAAGTTATTTGACGACGGCTTACCCTGAGCTGATCACCAGCGGCGGGCGCGATTCAACCGTCGCCATCACGTATGCCGAGGCGCTCTGGAAAGGCAGAGAGAAGGGAAACCGCAACGACGTCGAAGGCAAAACCATGCACGGCCTCAGCGACCGCTTTATCACGGACGGCGGTCGGCGCAGGCTGTTTCGCCCGCTCTGGTGGCGGACGTTTCGTTACCTGCAACTCGACATCGAAACGCGCGCCGAGCCGCTCACCATCGAAGACTTGCGCGCCGTCTTCACCGCTTATCCGTTCGTCGTGCGCGCCAGTTTTGATAGCGACGACCCGACCTTGAAAGAGATTTGGGATGTCGGCTGGCGTACGGCGCAACTGTGCGCTCACGAGACCTACATGGACTGCCCGTACTACGAGCAGCTTCAATACGTCGGCGACACGCGCATCCAGGCATTGCTGTCGCTTTATGCCACTGGTGATGCGCGGCTGGTCAAGAACGCCATCGAATTGATAGACGAATCGCGCACGCCCGAAGGTCTGACGCAGAGCCGTTACCCGTCCGAGCTACCGCAGTACATCCCGACCTTCTCGCTGTTGTGGATCGGCATGATGCATGACCTGTGGATGCACCGGGGCGAAGAGCAATTTCTTAAGCCGCTGCTGACCGGCTCACGCGGCGTGCTCGACTGGTTTGAAGCGCGGCTCGCGCCATCGGGCTTACTGGCGAAGCCGGAGTTCTGGAATTTTGTTGACTGGACAAACGGCTTCAAAGACGGCGTGCCTCCGCAAACAACCGATGGGCAATCGGCCATTCTCAGCCTGCAAATGGTCGCCGCCTTGCGCGAGGCCGCCGATCTCGAACAAGCCTTTGGCATCGCTGAGCGCGCCGGTCATTACCGCGAGCTGGCGAACAAGGTCGCCGACGCCGTGCGGGCTCAATGCCGGGATGCATCGCGGCGGCTGGTCAGCGACACGCCGGCGAAACAGACTTTCAGCCAGCACGCCAACATCCTGGCCGTGCTGCTCGACGTGATCCCGGTCGCAGAACAGCCGGCGGTGATGCGCCAGGTCTTGAGCGACACGACGCTGACGCAATGCTCCTACTACTTCCGCTATTACCTGTTTCGCGCGATGACGAAGGCGGGGTTGGGCGATGAGTACCTGAATCAACTCGGCCCGTGGCGCGAGATGTTGAAGCTCGGACTGACAACCTGGGCCGAAACGCCCGAGCCGGCGCGCTCGGACTGTCACGCCTGGAGCGCCCATCCGAACATTGACTTGCTGGCGACGGTTGCTGGTATCGAGCCTGCCGGGCCGGGCTTTCATGAAATCGTTATCCGCCCGCACCTCGGCGCGTTGAAACGTGTGTCGGCACGGATGCCGCACCCGCGGGGCGACATCACGCTGACGCTCGCACGCGCCGGCGAGCGTTTGAATGTCGCGGTGACCCTGCCGCGCTCGCTGAAGGGAAGAATCGAATGGCGCGGCAAGCAGATGCCATTGCGCGGCGGCTCGCAACGCCTGCTGATGTGA